Proteins from a genomic interval of Nocardioidaceae bacterium:
- a CDS encoding MarR family winged helix-turn-helix transcriptional regulator — MTGSEPRGVDSAVPSSPRLADAVVRLDAAFLRLRRWMSNPPSPQRLEALTSTLGDSDVVEADPAKIAACEAVASLREDGPVMVGQVAAHLSLERSTASRLLGDCERLGLVSREHDPTDRRRVLLELTDEGERVAEQTTGIRRRLMARLVADWDEADLDRFIDQFDELSDRIGHVIGEVVAGRVPAELVEALATPSGDGPTRETTAAHGAADASGASSVTT, encoded by the coding sequence GTGACCGGGTCCGAGCCACGCGGCGTCGACTCCGCGGTGCCGAGCTCGCCTCGTCTCGCCGACGCGGTCGTACGCCTCGACGCGGCCTTCCTCCGGCTGCGTCGATGGATGAGCAATCCGCCGTCGCCGCAGCGGCTCGAGGCCCTCACGAGCACCCTCGGCGACAGCGACGTCGTCGAGGCGGACCCGGCGAAGATCGCGGCCTGCGAGGCGGTGGCCTCCCTGCGCGAGGACGGTCCGGTGATGGTGGGGCAGGTCGCCGCGCACCTCTCGCTCGAACGCTCCACCGCGTCCCGGCTGCTCGGGGACTGTGAGCGTCTGGGTCTCGTCTCCCGCGAGCACGACCCCACGGACCGGCGTCGCGTGCTGCTCGAGCTCACCGACGAGGGCGAACGCGTGGCCGAGCAGACGACGGGCATCCGCCGTCGCCTCATGGCCCGTCTGGTGGCCGACTGGGACGAGGCCGACCTCGATCGCTTCATCGACCAGTTCGACGAGCTCTCCGACCGCATCGGCCACGTCATCGGCGAGGTCGTCGCAGGCCGCGTCCCGGCCGAGCTGGTCGAGGCCCTCGCGACGCCCTCAGGCGACGGGCCCACGCGCGAGACGACCGCGGCTCACGGAGCGGCGGACGCCTCCGGCGCGTCGTCGGTCACGACGTAG
- a CDS encoding VOC family protein: protein MSTPPLDRVQLALHVPDLTEAIAFYRDLFATEPHKVRPGYANFSITRPPLKLALLEDPSRAGGLDHLGVERSSTEAVEAEARRLEASGHVLRREDGTVCCHARQDKHWITDPGSLEWENYVVTDDAPEASAAP, encoded by the coding sequence ATGAGCACGCCGCCCCTCGACCGGGTGCAGCTGGCGCTGCACGTCCCCGACCTGACCGAGGCCATCGCCTTCTACCGCGACCTCTTCGCCACCGAGCCGCACAAGGTGCGTCCGGGCTACGCGAACTTCTCGATCACCCGGCCGCCGCTGAAGCTCGCCCTCCTCGAGGACCCGTCACGAGCCGGCGGCCTCGACCACCTCGGGGTCGAGCGCTCGTCGACCGAGGCCGTCGAGGCGGAGGCGCGCCGACTGGAGGCGTCGGGCCACGTCCTGCGCCGCGAGGACGGGACCGTCTGCTGCCACGCCCGCCAGGACAAGCACTGGATCACCGACCCCGGCAGCCTGGAGTGGGAGAACTACGTCGTGACCGACGACGCGCCGGAGGCGTCCGCCGCTCCGTGA
- a CDS encoding metalloregulator ArsR/SmtB family transcription factor, with protein sequence MSPKPLPDLPAPVPARQCCAPLGQAPLTSSEADELAWRLKALADGNRLRLLSLLLSGDGPGLRTRDLVDPLGLTQPTVTHHLRQLVAAGLVTAERRSSESWYAADRGTLQDLGSLLLPDAAGAAPESEHDDLRA encoded by the coding sequence ATGAGCCCGAAGCCGCTCCCGGACCTGCCGGCGCCGGTCCCCGCACGCCAGTGCTGTGCCCCCCTGGGCCAGGCGCCCCTGACCTCCTCGGAAGCGGACGAGCTGGCGTGGCGGCTGAAGGCCCTGGCGGACGGGAACCGTCTGCGGCTCCTGTCGCTGCTGCTGTCCGGCGACGGGCCCGGCCTGCGTACGCGTGACCTCGTCGACCCTCTCGGTCTCACCCAGCCGACCGTCACCCACCATCTGCGGCAGCTGGTCGCAGCAGGTCTCGTGACCGCCGAGCGACGGAGCTCCGAGTCCTGGTACGCCGCTGACCGGGGGACTCTGCAGGACCTGGGCTCGCTGCTGCTGCCCGACGCCGCGGGGGCGGCTCCGGAGAGCGAGCACGACGACCTGCGAGCATGA